The Flavobacterium faecale genome has a segment encoding these proteins:
- a CDS encoding DUF1287 domain-containing protein: MRVFPLLLLCLLFSNCIEKEKSKIAVLSTQNSPPSFERKLSDAALSILNPSIRYDPSYISIQYPNGDVPATTGVCTDVVIRTYRKLKIDLQKEVHEDMLSNFALYPNFEKWGMTKTDTNIDHRRVPNLEVFFERKGQKLPVSTLGNDYKTGEIVTWMINDKLPHIGIITHKKSADGQRNLIVHNVGGGQVLEDCLFDYKIVGHYKYKKE, translated from the coding sequence ATGAGAGTTTTTCCACTTTTATTACTGTGTCTTTTATTTTCGAATTGTATCGAAAAGGAAAAAAGTAAAATTGCGGTGCTCAGTACACAAAACAGCCCACCTTCGTTTGAACGTAAACTATCTGATGCCGCATTATCAATACTAAATCCTAGCATACGATATGATCCAAGTTACATTTCGATACAATACCCAAATGGAGATGTTCCTGCTACTACAGGCGTTTGCACAGATGTAGTGATACGCACGTATAGAAAGCTAAAAATTGATTTACAGAAAGAAGTTCACGAAGATATGCTGTCCAATTTTGCTTTATATCCAAACTTTGAAAAATGGGGAATGACTAAAACTGATACCAATATAGACCACCGAAGAGTTCCAAATTTGGAGGTGTTTTTTGAACGAAAAGGGCAAAAACTGCCTGTGAGTACACTTGGCAATGATTACAAAACGGGAGAAATAGTTACTTGGATGATTAACGATAAATTACCTCACATTGGTATTATCACGCACAAAAAATCAGCAGATGGACAACGAAACCTCATTGTGCATAATGTAGGCGGCGGACAAGTACTAGAAGATTGCTTATTTGACTACAAAATTGTAGGGCATTATAAATATAAAAAAGAGTAA
- the radC gene encoding RadC family protein, translated as MENNHFPITHWSEDDKPREKLMLKGKAALSDAELIAILIGSGSRNESAVELSKRILNSVGGNLNALGKMSLSQLTEFKGIGEAKAISIMAASELGRRRRAEDAVELTKVTSSKLVFEIMQPIIGELPHEEFWILYLNNSNKIISKRQLSIGGITGTLVDVRLVFKNALELGAVSLILCHNHPSGTLVPSEADKNITRKLKAAGDSLEVKVLDHLIVTENNYFSFVDEGIF; from the coding sequence ATGGAAAACAATCATTTCCCAATTACCCATTGGTCTGAGGACGACAAACCTCGTGAAAAATTAATGCTCAAAGGGAAAGCAGCCTTGAGTGATGCTGAGTTAATAGCTATTCTTATAGGTTCAGGTAGTCGCAACGAATCGGCGGTAGAGTTAAGCAAACGAATCCTAAATTCGGTTGGGGGAAACCTAAATGCTTTGGGCAAAATGTCTTTGTCACAGTTAACCGAATTTAAGGGGATAGGAGAGGCAAAGGCAATTTCGATCATGGCGGCCTCTGAGTTAGGGCGCAGGCGTAGGGCAGAGGATGCAGTAGAATTAACCAAAGTAACCTCGAGTAAACTGGTTTTTGAGATTATGCAACCTATTATAGGTGAACTGCCACATGAAGAATTTTGGATTTTATATTTGAATAATTCTAATAAAATAATCTCGAAAAGGCAATTGAGTATCGGAGGCATCACGGGCACACTCGTAGATGTGCGATTGGTCTTTAAAAATGCTTTGGAGTTGGGAGCAGTATCCTTAATTTTATGTCACAACCATCCATCAGGTACCTTGGTCCCGAGTGAAGCAGATAAGAATATTACTCGAAAATTAAAAGCGGCGGGAGACAGTCTAGAAGTTAAAGTTTTGGACCATTTGATTGTTACCGAGAATAATTATTTTAGCTTTGTAGATGAAGGAATTTTTTAA
- a CDS encoding YjjG family noncanonical pyrimidine nucleotidase encodes MRVPHITDVFFDLDHTLWDFDKNSTLAFDTILSQRHPTIQIDDFIKEYVPINQSCWKLFQYNKITHQELRYNRLKFSFDALSYSINDDEIDFISDQYIDILPDHNHLFDGAFEILDYLKSKYTLHIITNGFAEVQDRKMNNSLLTPYFATITNSEMAGVKKPNPAIFEYALEKSKAKKESSIMIGDSIDADVQGALDVGLDAIFFGEYSNDLSSSIKQVDHLLKLKDFL; translated from the coding sequence ATGAGAGTACCACACATTACAGACGTTTTTTTTGATTTGGACCATACCTTATGGGATTTTGATAAAAATTCGACACTAGCATTCGACACTATTTTATCTCAAAGACATCCAACGATTCAGATTGATGATTTTATTAAAGAATATGTTCCAATCAACCAATCTTGTTGGAAATTATTTCAATACAATAAAATAACCCATCAAGAACTCCGTTATAATCGTTTGAAGTTCTCTTTTGATGCTTTGTCTTATTCGATCAACGATGACGAAATTGATTTTATTTCTGATCAATATATCGATATTTTGCCTGATCACAATCATTTATTCGATGGTGCCTTTGAGATTCTTGATTATTTAAAATCCAAATATACCTTGCATATTATTACTAATGGTTTTGCTGAGGTTCAAGATCGAAAGATGAATAATTCGCTGCTTACACCTTATTTTGCTACAATTACCAACTCAGAGATGGCAGGTGTCAAAAAACCGAATCCAGCCATATTTGAATATGCTTTGGAAAAGTCAAAAGCAAAAAAAGAAAGTAGCATTATGATAGGCGACTCTATAGATGCAGACGTACAAGGTGCGCTTGATGTGGGTCTAGACGCTATATTTTTTGGAGAATATAGCAATGACTTATCATCGTCCATAAAGCAAGTCGATCATTTACTCAAGCTGAAAGATTTTCTTTAA